The following coding sequences are from one Triticum dicoccoides isolate Atlit2015 ecotype Zavitan chromosome 4A, WEW_v2.0, whole genome shotgun sequence window:
- the LOC119288451 gene encoding WD repeat-containing protein GTS1-like, with translation MEVGNGGDSAMEVEAQVSPLAAAASGSLTPVPGGVASPARRLGLRNSIQTNFGDDYVFQIASCQEISTLAVSLSTNALKFYAPATGQYLGECTGHTGSIHEIAFSAPSSPQVICSCSADGTIRAWDTRSFKQISLLNAGPSHEMFSFSFGGTSGNLLAAGSSSKVLLWDWRSSKQVACLEESHMDDVTQVRFAPNQQSKLISAAVDGLMCVFDTDGDINEDDHLLTVMNVETSVSKVGFYGNTYQKLWCLTHIETLSTWDWNDGTRELDIENARSLASDKWNLDHLDYFVDCHYSLPDDRLWAIGGTSEGTLGYFPVKNNPVGAIDWAEAVLEGGHTGVIRTICPGGSSLQSLGQNKAIFGWTGGEDGRLCCWRSDDVVATKKSWISSTLVSRVDKKTRIRHQPY, from the exons ATGGAGGTTGGTAACGGGGGCGATTCGGCCATGGAGGTGGAGGCGCAAGTGAGCCCGTTAGCGGCGGCGGCCTCCGGTTCCCTGACCCCGGTCCCGGGCGGCGTGGCCTCACCGGCGAGGCGGCTGGGCCTCAGGAACAGCATCCAGACCAACTTCGGCGACGACTACGTCTTCCAGATAGCTTCTTG CCAGGAGATCTCAACGCTCGCGGTTTCTCTGTCGACAAACGCACTCAAGTTCTATGCTCCAGCAACTGGGCAGTATCTTGGGGAATGCACAGGCCATACAGGGAGTATCCATGAAATTGCCTTTTCAGCTCCGTCATCGCCGCAGGTGATATGCTCTTGCTCTGCTGATGGAACCATCAGAGCCTGGGACACAAGAAGCTTCAAGCAG ATATCTTTGCTAAATGCTGGCCCCTCGCACGAAATGTTTAGCTTCTCCTTTGGTGGAACAAGTGGTAACCTACTTGCTGCTGGTTCTAGTTCCAAG GTTCTGTTGTGGGACTGGAGAAGTTCAAAACAGGTAGCCTGCTTAGAGGAATCCCACATGGACGATGTAACCCAG GTTCGATTTGCGCCAAATCAACAGAGTAAACTCATTTCCGCGGCAGTCGATGGGTTAATGTGCGTCTTCGACACTGATGGTGATATCAATGAGGACGATCATTTGCTAACT GTTATGAATGTGGAGACTTCTGTTTCTAAGGTGGGTTTCTATGGAAACACGTATCAGAAGCTTTGGTGTTTGACTCATATTGAAACACTAAG CACTTGGGACTGGAATGATGGGACTAGAGAATTGGATATAGAGAATGCCCGTTCCCTGGCTAGTGATAAGTGGAACCTTGACCAT TTGGACTACTTTGTCGACTGCCACTACTCTCTGCCTGATGACCGTTTATGGGCTATCGGTGGCACCAGCGAGGGGACACTAGGTTACTTCCCTGTAAAAAACAATCCTGTGGGAGCGATCGATTGGGCGGAGGCTGTCCTGGAAGGAGGCCACACAGGAGTTATCAGGACCATATGCCCAGGTGGAAGCAGTCTTCAGAGCCTTGGCCAAAACAAGGCCATCTTTGGGTGGACAGGAGGTGAAGATGGCCGTCTATGTTGCTGGCGATCCGACGACGTCGTAGCAACAAAAAAGTCGTGGATCTCCAGTACGCTCGTGTCACGCGTCGACAAGAAAACGAGAATCCGACATCAGCCCTACTGA
- the LOC119288450 gene encoding putative disease resistance protein RGA3 produces the protein MGSLLMPLLVRVAAKAGDALVGELLRAWGLDKARGKLERHLAAVHCILLDADAKSRTNPSVRRWMADLKTAAYKADDVLDEFRYEALRLRADAQIRRPSTTRKVLSYFTANSPVVFRLSMSRKMKHALEMIDELVLEMNSFHFLQHTEAPTVVHPQTHSHVNESEIVGRKDDKEQVVNILLDHSDNNKDDNCNVMVLPIVGMGGIGKTTLAQLVHNDQRVMHHFELVLWVSVSGKFIIEEIIRSIIEVAIMKKCDLTQMEALQKELCQALGKKMYLLVLDDVWNEDGHKWDDLRSLLCSHSGPGSAIIVTSRSDKVASIMGTLPPHQISLLNDDQSWEFFDRNTFGREVEKQEGLISVAKDIVHKCKGLPLAIKTIAALLRSKHHSQWFSVLDSDVWKDDILTATGIVPALRLSYDHLSSEEKICFSFCAISPKDSPMDKDMLIQLWMANDFIASETRGHQIFDVLVWRCFLQDVDTHKELLFRFERHDAFVHRPTTCKMHDLMHDLADFVSGNDCSILRETSSCQEIVQGSSDASSLQHEVQHLSVDCLTENTIIAIKGILAPRPRTILSRSESEGNASYLTVAKSKFMSLRALKTLSTITDMANLKHLRYLDCSYSRISALPGATTMLYSLQTLKLFWCTNLWRLPEGMRYMSSLRHIFLVGCHRLDHMPQGLGQLNSLRTLTSYVIDSYEGRGIDQLKDLNLGGALSLIELRKVHSAENAKQGNMSAKHNLKRLSLDWYRSKSTHFGCKVDANAEGILEALRPDKRLEVLQLCNYTGAKLSSWMHNSTLLEQLSELRLRNCMQCSCLPPLWQLPSLKYFELEGLHSLRSMCVGNDDTNNGESFICPPSFFPKLETMIVNDMPRLERWHQEVAGQVSVASFPQLKKLKIYGCRMLETLPEGLLQQLPALKQLHIRECPNLEGAFFTRRAYWDLVQAIPNRSVVPYSNEGSPQTSIFGGGVSPR, from the exons ATGGGTTCCCTGCTGATGCCGCTGCTGGTACGCGTGGCGGCCAAGGCCGGCGACGCGCTGGTGGGCGAGCTGCTTCGAGCGTGGGGGCTGGACAAGGCCCGCGGGAAGCTGGagcgccacctcgccgccgtccactgcatcCTGCTCGACGCCGACGCAAAGAGCCGCACCAACCCCTCCGTCCGCCGGTGGATGGCGGACCTCAAGACCGCCGCCTACAAGGCAGACGACGTCCTGGACGAGTTCCGCTACGAGGCGCTGCGCCTCCGTGCCGACGCCCAGATCCGCCGCCCCTCCACCACACGCAAG GTGCTGAGCTACTTCACCGCCAATAGCCCAGTTGTTTTCCGTCTTTCCATGAGCAGAAAGATGAAGCATGCCCTTGAGATGATAGATGAACTGGTCTTGGAGATGAACAGTTTCCACTTCCTGCAACATACCGAGGCACCGACCGTCGTTCATCCGCAAACGCACTCTCATGTCAATGAATCAGAGATTGTTGGCAGAAAAGATGACAAGGAACAAGTGGTGAATATATTACTCGACCATTCAGACAACAATAAAGATGATAACTGTAATGTTATGGTGCTCCCCATAGTTGGTATGGGGGGAATTGGTAAGACCACCCTTGCTCAACTTGTGCACAATGATCAGAGGGTGATGCATCATTTTGAGTTGGTCTTATGGGTTAGTGTCTCTGGCAAATTCATTATCGAAGAAATAATCCGATCTATAATAGAAGTGGCCATCATGAAGAAGTGTGATTTGACTCAGATGGAGGCACTCCAGAAGGAACTTTGTCAGGCTTTGGGCAAGAAAATGTACCTCCTAGTGCTGGATGATGTTTGGAATGAAGATGGACATAAGTGGGACGATTTGAGATCGTTGCTATGCTCACATTCTGGCCCAGGTAGTGCTATAATTGTGACAAGTCGTAGCGACAAAGTTGCTTCTATCATGGGTACACTTCCTCCACATCAGATATCGCTTCTGAATGATGATCAATCATGGGAGTTCTTTGACAGAAACACATTTGGAAGAGAAGTGGAAAAACAAGAGGGATTGATTTCAGTCGCAAAGGACATTGTCCACAAGTGTAAGGGATTGCCTCTTGCCATCAAGACCATAGCCGCTTTACTTCGTTCGAAGCATCACAGTCAATGGTTTTCTGTTCTAGATAGTGATGTCTGGAAAGATGATATCCTCACAGCTACTGGGATTGTACCTGCACTACGACTGAGCTATGATCACTTGTCATCAGAAGAAAAAATATGCTTTTCCTTTTGTGCTATTTCCCCCAAGGATAGCCCAATGGATAAAGACATGTTAATCCAGCTATGGATGGCAAATGACTTTATTGCATCAGAAACAAGAGGCCACCAAATATTTGATGTGCTAGTATGGAGATGTTTCCTACAAGATGTCGACACTCACAAGGAATTGCTCTTCAGATTTGAACGTCATGATGCGTTCGTCCACCGGCCAACTACTTGCAAGATGCATGATCTCATGCACGATCTTGCTGACTTTGTAAGCGGAAATGATTGCTCCATTCTGCGAGAAACTTCATCATGTCAAGAAattgtgcaaggatcaagcgatgcCAGTTCATTACAACACGAGGTTCAACATTTGTCAGTTGATTGTCTCACTGAAAATACCATTATAGCCATAAAGGGAATTCTTGCTCCCCGACCCCGTACAATATTATCCCGAAGTGAATCAGAGGGGAATGCGAGTTATCTGACTGTGGCCAAGTCAAAATTCATGTCTTTACGAGCATTGAAGACATTATCAACCATAACAGATATGGCAAACTTAAAGCATCTTCGGTACCTAGATTGTTCTTATTCTCGTATATCTGCATTGCCTGGAGCCACTACCATGTTGTATAGCTTGCAAACATTGAAGCTTTTTTGGTGTACAAACCTTTGGAGATTACCAGAAGGCATGAGATATATGAGTAGTCTTCGACACATCTTCCTTGTTGGGTGTCATCGTCTGGACCACATGCCACAAGGACTTGGTCAGCTAAATTCTCTACGGACGTTGACAAGTTATGTCATTGATAGTTATGAAGGTCGTGGAATTGATCAACTGAAAGATTTGAATCTAGGTGGTGCCCTTTCTTTGATTGAGCTGAGAAAAGTGCATAGTGCAGAAAATGCTAAACAAGGCAATATGTCCGCCAAGCATAATTTGAAGCGATTGTCACTCGATTGGTATAGATCTAAAAGCACACATTTTGGATGTAAAGTGGATGCTAATGCAGAAGGAATATTAGAGGCCCTTCGTCCTGACAAAAGGCTTGAAGTTTTACAGTTATGTAATTATACCGGTGCTAAATTGTCATCATGGATGCACAACTCTACATTGTTAGAACAACTCAGTGAACTTCGTCTAAGAAACTGCATGCAGTGCAGTTGTCTTCCACCATTATGGCAGCTGCCCTCTCTTAAGTACTTTGAGTTGGAAGGTTTGCATAGCTTGAGAAGTATGTGTGTTGGTAATGATGATACAAACAATGGGGAATCCTTTATTTGTCCACCATCTTTCTTTCCTAAATTGGAAACCATGATAGTTAACGACATGCCTAGACTGGAGAGATGGCACCAGGAGGTTGCAGGACAAGTATCAGTTGCATCATTCCCTCAGCTCAAGAAGCTAAAGATTTATGGATGCCGAATGTTAGAGACACTACCAGAGGGACTCCTGCAGCAGCTTCCAGCCCTCAAGCAACTCCATATCAGAGAGTGCCCCAACCTGGAGGGAGCCTTCTTCACACGGCGTGCTTACTGGGATTTGGTTCAAGCAATTCCGAATAGATCAGTTGTCCCTTACTCAAATGAGGGAAGCCCACAGACTTCCATTTTCGGTGGCGGAGTTAGCCCACGCTAG